CTGAGCGGGTAATCGGTGAATTTACAGGCGGTTTTCACCACCGGGTCGCCCGCAGTCGTTATTGAGGGCAGCGCCTTGAGCACCGCTTCGCTCATCTGACGGCCCTTGACCTCGGCATACCAGAAGTTACGGACCGGCATCTCGGCGCCGACCGCTGAAAGCTCGGCGGAATACCCGACCTTGGCATCGCCCTGGGCGGACTGGTAGAATGCAACCCAGACATTCTGGCCGACAACCTCTTTGATACCCTTGATGGCATAATAGGGCCAGTCCTCGGTAAATTCGAGGTTGTGGAGACTGAGCGCGGACGGATGACAGCCGTAATTGAATGCGACTCCGAGAAGTTTCCCCTTCGCATCCTCCACTTTAATGATCCCCGTCCCGGGATCGGGATGAAGGCCACCGTACTGCATCCTGCGGTCGTTCCTGCCGAGCTCGAGAACCACGGTGGCGCCGGTTCCGATACGGCCGGGCACACGGTTCTTCCATGCGGTTACACCGCTTTCGACCGAGCGGTCGACAAGCAGTTTCTTGTAGTCGTCTCCGGCTCCGCCAATATCGGGACCGGAATGAGTATGAGTCGCGCTGATAACGATGTGATCTTCGGGAATTTTGGTCTGTTCGTTGATACCCTTACGGATCTTTTCGAGCAGATCGCGCGGTGTGTTGATGATTCCCAGGGTCATGAGAACGGCGGTGTTGCCATCGGCGCCCTCGATAACGAGGCTCCGGGCGAATAGGTCGTCATGAACACCCTTCGACACATCAGGACGGGCATATCCCGCCATCGGTACCCCGACAGGCGGCGTGATAATCGTTTCGGCCATTCCGACCCTGACTTTCGGGACTTCCTGCTGTGAACATCCGGCTGTCAGGAACAGCAGCACTGCAAGTACCGCAGCCAATCCCGATACAGCAATACAATGAAACGTCGTAAATTTCCTGCGCATATCCGTACAACCTCCTTCATGTAAATGAGCGATTCTAAAACAGATTTATCTGAAAATATCGTAACATATTTCACCACGGAGACACGGAGAACACGAAGAAAAATAATTCATGCAATATTTTGTTTTATCTGAAAAATGTATGCAGTCGATATGGATTCCCGATTAA
This sequence is a window from bacterium. Protein-coding genes within it:
- a CDS encoding neutral/alkaline non-lysosomal ceramidase N-terminal domain-containing protein; amino-acid sequence: MRRKFTTFHCIAVSGLAAVLAVLLFLTAGCSQQEVPKVRVGMAETIITPPVGVPMAGYARPDVSKGVHDDLFARSLVIEGADGNTAVLMTLGIINTPRDLLEKIRKGINEQTKIPEDHIVISATHTHSGPDIGGAGDDYKKLLVDRSVESGVTAWKNRVPGRIGTGATVVLELGRNDRRMQYGGLHPDPGTGIIKVEDAKGKLLGVAFNYGCHPSALSLHNLEFTEDWPYYAIKGIKEVVGQNVWVAFYQSAQGDAKVGYSAELSAVGAEMPVRNFWYAEVKGRQMSEAVLKALPSITTAGDPVVKTACKFTDYPLRDSYPITAKEAERLDKQARDTLAEMEKKADTIGKRVLDQYRVNVFLSGLTLGCARWVESHPNPAPLSMEQQAVRIGDTVFVTFPCEVFTEIGLKVKQQSPVNKTFVIGLTSGHGGYIPTADEYLEGGYAAVMTHYSPKCEQVCIDASLDLIGQVGGAEIKKPSDPTR